Proteins encoded within one genomic window of Trichoderma asperellum chromosome 2, complete sequence:
- a CDS encoding uncharacterized protein (TransMembrane:1 (o17-44i)) translates to MHFNSIMSLYTRATRSFYFIFTLVPVYLSLFLSVSTFICFLLSLPICLSHSPLFFPLPPPFFSRRAQVDGAAAPPTFWTASPRRYGYALYEMKVTTPLWVSHHSYRIKSL, encoded by the coding sequence ATGCATTTCAACAGCATCATGTCGCTGTACACTAGGGCTACGcgctctttttattttattttcactCTTGTCCCCGTCTATTTATCACTCTTTTTGTCTGTGTCTACATTCATTTGCTTCCTTTTGTCTCTTCCCATTTGTTTGAGTCATTcgcctctctttttcccccttccacctcctttcttttcccgTCGGGCACAAGTTGACGGAGCTGCTGCGCCTCCGACGTTTTGGACGGCTAGCCCAAGGCGGTACGGCTATGCTCTCTACGAAATGAAGGTGACCACACCGCTCTGGGTCTCTCATCATAGCTATCGAATCAAAtctctttaa
- a CDS encoding uncharacterized protein (EggNog:ENOG41), with protein sequence MQRYLAQTPQDDAGTYARLVRVREYPFEDRGYASIIIHCILAQEKIAQLEKPLIEEANASLDCPQLTTCCPFIASSKLSWAYHIHFGHLKLEFHPHHIKSSETLYANEKWQHQKSISCSAPGCSMTFFGVDALYQWLDHISVHMEQLATPRDPQATSKAAKGSVKPLQLPNDSDTRITHEYEPNGQLILQESLCELLQRSSLEDDPTSTDQPESRRTFSPTSPTAISDYAQTAEGNLIVNSGMNNHYSNQNYLESQLLPRRLARDVAYSFNNHPQMEQQEQEHHSNISDYSSISSFSSFEEIFSLKNSSNNDTNSVSILIRGDDEEAVLYNAEAEQVSRSDLVNEFARFTMSWFIAWTANRRNNMDSNSHDQEIQAYEGQKSGRCECGNRRKRTRENGHGGRNKKQQKRDDSDEEDDHDDNKRNIPSIAKSIPNKDPKDLACPFFQRDQSSFGHGRWKLCAHGSWKNYHRVREHVYRKHILPEYHCDRCFEDLRDAQTLLQHQSPLQCEQTALLYATADRISQLKMPMKRGIEECEKWENMYRILFPRDTHIPSPFKEQPFYITEEMRVLAAEIERICNSSFSDPRAQMEQIRGIAEQTIRNNATSTDIGAPGYVGTPNVPSTHESIMEYRGLSGLVMGDLLAEDLIPALGGQDNPASHTLESPNNMDTYFLGNYFQVGDAPYAEQLFFARDTSDDQDISQTGGTPNGTDEPSLWR encoded by the exons ATGCAGCGATACCTGGCTCAGACTCCTCAAGATGATGCGGGAACGTATGCTCGGCTGGTGCGAGTTCGGGAGTATCCATTCGAGGATAGAGGTTACGCATCTATCATTATTCACTGCATCCTGGCCCAAGAAAAAATTGCGCAGCTTGAAAAGCCTCTGATAGAAGAAGCCAATGCTTCTCTCGATTGTCCTCAGCTCACTACCTGTTGCCCCTTTATTGCTTCTAGCAAATTATCTTGGGCATACCATATTCATTTCGGCCATCTCAAGTTGGAATTCCATCCGCACCATATCAAGTCGTCTGAGACTCTATATGCAAATGAAAAATGGCAACATCAAAAGAGCATATCTTGTTCGGCCCCAGGATGCTCTATGACATTCTTTGGAGTTGATGCGCTATATCAATGGCTGGATCATATTAGCGTACACATGGAGCAGCTTGCCACTCCTCGCGATCCGCAGGCCACATCTAAGGCTGCGAAAGGCAGCGTTAAGCCCCTTCAATTGCCAAACGATTCCGATACTAGAATCACCCACGAATACGAGCCCAATGGGCAGCTCATCTTGCAGGAATCCCTTtgcgagctgctgcagcgctcTAGTCTTGAGGACGATCCTACGAGCACTGATCAGCCAGAAAGTCGCCGAACTTTCTCCCCCACGTCCCCAACAGCCATCTCGGACTACGCACAAACCGCTGAAGGAAACCTCATAGTCAATTCCGGAATGAACAATCATTATTCGAATCAGAATTATTTAGAAAGCCAGCTACTGCCTCGCCGTTTGGCTCGAGATGTAGCTTATTCCTTCAACAATCATCCACAAATGgaacaacaagaacaagaacatcATTCAAATATTTCAGATTACTCATCTATATCTTCATTTTCGTCTTTCGAAGAGATATTTTCGCTCAAAAACTCATCTAACAATGATACCAATTCGGTCTCAATCCTCATTAGGggggatgatgaagaagcagtTTTATATAACGCCGAGGCGGAACAAGTTTCCCGCTCAGATTTGGTTAATGAGTTTGCACGGTTTACTATGTCATGGTTTATAGCCTGGACTGCAAATCGGCGAAACAATATGGACTCCAATTCACACGATCAAGAGATTCAAGCTTATGAAGGACAGAAAAGCGGCCGATGCGAATGTGGAAATAGGCGGAAACGTACTAGAGAAAATGGCCATGGCGGAAGGaacaaaaaacaacaaaaaagagatgacagcgatgaagaagatgatcaTGACGATAACAAACGCAATATTCCCTCTATTGCAAAGAGTATACCCAACAAAGACCCAAAAGACTTGGCCTGCCCATTTTTCCAGAGGGACCAATCAAGTTTTGGGCATGGCAGATGGAAACTATGCGCCCATGGCTCATGGAAAAACTATCATAGAGTCAG AGAACATGTATATCGTAAGCACATACTTCCAGAGTATCACTGCGACAGATGCTTCGAAGATCTCAGAGATGCTCAGACTTTACTACAGCATCAAAGTCCATTACAGTGCGAACAAACAGCGCTTCTATATGCAACGGCAGATCGAATCTCTCAGCTAAAGATGCCAATGAAACGGGGAATTGAAGAATGTGAAAAATGGGAAAATATGTATCGCATATTGTTTCCTAGAGATACTCATATCCCTAGCCCAT TTAAAGAGCAGCCATTTTACATCACTGAAGAAATGAGAGTCTTGGCCGCAGAAATTGAACGGATTTGCAACTCTTCGTTTTCGGATCCTCGCGCACAAATGGAGCAAATCAGGGGTATCGCTGAACAGACAATACGGAACAATGCAACCAGTACAGACATTGGGGCACCTGGATATGTTGGGACACCAAATGTTCCATCTACTCATGAATCAATCATGGAGTACAGGGGGCTATCTGGATTAGTCATGGGCGATTTACTTGCTGAAGATCTAATTCCAGCACTTGGCGGCCAAGATAACCCCGCATCTCATACATTGGAGTCACCTAATAATATGGATACTTATTTTTTGGGAAATTATTTCCAAGTGGGCGATGCACCTTACGCTGAACAATTATTTTTTGCAAGAGATACTTCAGACGATCAAGATATATCTCAAACAGGAGGCACGCCTAATGGTACCGATGAACCATCATTGTGGAGATGA